AATACATAATGGAGTCTGATGGTGCAATTTGAGGTTGAATTTATATAATGGGTGCAATAAATGAACATGTAAATACAACAATTTTTTATTGAATCtatatttacaaaaagaaaataacaatccaACATCCTTGGCGGTACCATAGAGGGTGCAGCCATTTCTTGTCTATGGAATATATAAGTAACATGGCATCAGTGGAAATTGACAAACAACGAAATTGTTGGTCTCTGGTTTATCTCtgggaaaaataatggaaattatgattTGTAATTATGAAATAACATCTTTAACACAGCCAAGGTACTTCATTTAAGCTGCCACAGTCTTAAGTCACAGAGGCAAAAGGATCAAAGTCCATTGCTCACAAAGGCTGAAGATATGCAAACAAGAGTGCATTTTGGTCAGCAATTCATTTACCGTACAACAAGAGGTAAAAACCTGGAAACAGGTATCAGCAAAAATAGGTGAACTTCAGTTCCATTGTATATAGGCTATAACAAACAACAACTCAAACTCGCTATGCCTTACACAAACAACCATTTCGCACAATTCGTTGTTTAACAATAatcaagcttctctctctctaatccatgGGAGACTATTAGTTACAATATTACCctttaataataaccataacagatCAAGTGACGTGCATAGTCAAACTATTGCTGTGCACTAAGCAACTTAACGTTATGCAGCAATGGGTCTCCGTTGACATCCAACAGTTGCAACAAAACAGGCGTCGAAGGTGATGTGGAAGCTGCAGTCTTAAGAAGCAGCTCTTCTAACAACATAAAAGGATGATGGGTAGCTAGGCTTGGGGGAACATAACAGTAAATTTCTCTCTGAGGACATGGTTATGAATTTTAGTGATGAGGAAAAAAATCTGTCAAGGGAGACCATAACACTGATATATTTGGATCAGGTCCACACTCTCTTGAACAAGTCCCATGTTGTCCCAGCCTGTGTACCCATGTGGGGCACCTGGCCCACCTACAACTATGCTCTTTTGCAACAAAATATGATACCTACTATAAACACTACCCAAATGACATCTAAATGCACAAGGGTATAACATCTCTATAATAACGACTAAAACATCACAtgtctaaaaataaataacagctaTCTATAGGGTTCACTATACCTATCACAATGACATTGCATGAGAATGAAGCGATTCTGGGTGATGTGACTCAATCTCACGCCCACACACCTGCAGGTGCAACGACACCTTATGGAGGCGAAAGTGGTTGCGGGGGCGTGGGCAACGACCCCTAACAGGCCTACAGGCTTCAAGTGCAGTGCAACCCATGTGAGGCCATGAGGGCTCTTGACCCCACTGACCATAGCACCAAAAGCACGGCTCTTGCGTGACTCGATGACTCTATCCTACAGCAACCTTGCACGGACTCACTACTCGATTTACGtccaacgtacacacacacacacacatttgcgcaCACACACTGTCTTTTTCACAGTAATGTGCACCTACAGATTACAAGTGAGCATGTGACCCACGGGGCCGCAGTTCACAGCAGTTTAAGCGTTGTACCCTCAGTGTCTGGGTAGTCCCCCACCCAGGAGTCTCCCTGTAAGGCACAAGCGGGCGGAGGCGGGAGAAGTGCCCCCTTTGCCTGCCTTCCAAGCCACAGGGTTAATATGATGGAACAAAACCCACAGTATACACCGTAGGATGCTCACATGACAGCACAGCAAACTGTCCTGCAGGGCACAGGTCCCTCTCCAACACTCAGGTTTTTCAGTGGGTGCGGCTGGAGGGGCGGCCTGCCACTGGTGTGGTGTGCTGGGGAAATGGCTGGTGTGGAGGCGAGTGATGAGCCAACACCACTGCTGCCAACAGTACTCCGAGCTTCAGTTTCATCACTGCTCTCCTCTGACTGGACTCCACTGTCCCCTACTTCACCGTGTAGGCCTGTTCTGAAATGCTTAAGAAAAATATCTGGATTCCCGAAGCGCTCTTCCGCTGCTGCTGCCTCGTGTGGAGTACCGGTAATATGAGCCATGTTATTCAGCAGCTTCTCTGCCTTCAGGATCTCCGTGGCGAGGGACATCGGGGACGCCTCCGAGTGCTGCTGTGCCACGTCGTATTTGTGGGGAACAGTCTCCACCTCCTCAGACCCACAGTCACTTCCGGCTTCCGAGTGAGCCTCGGCCGCCGGGGTTGCCTCTCGGGTCCTGCTGCCGCTTCCCGGAAGGGGCGTGGCGACGGGGGTGGTCTCGTCAACCTCAATGCCTAGCTGGTAGTATTTTGCATATGCTACTGGGTTGTAGATTTCAGGGTTTCCAGAATATTTCTCGATCTCCTCTTCGTCAAAGCTATGATTGGTAGAGGCCGGGCGGCTGGACGATGCCTCGGAATACAGGCGGTCGAAGCTGAGGTTACTGATGGTGCTGGCGCTATCGTACTCGTCAAAAGTCTCGGGAGTGGCCCCCCTTGACCTGCTGTAAGAAGCAACCCTTTTGCTGCAGCGCTCCATGTCCGATTTTAGGGCATCACTGGAGTCTGCAACAAAAGGGTTGCCTTCCACGTTTTTTGGATCCATAACAATTGCTTTTGGTTCCTCTGAGATCTCGTCTTCTATGTACTCGTCCTCCGTGTCCAGCTCGTCGTCGAGCTCTTGGTCGGCCAGGAGGAGGCTCTGCACCTCCTCGGAGAGGGTGAAAGCCTTCTCAGGAGTGACTTCCCTAATCCACCTCTTCACAGCTTCAGTCACCTTCAAATCTTTTAAACTATCGCGATCTATACTGCTCTCTCTAGTCCCTCCGTCATTCACAGCACCTTCTGTTCTCGAGTCAACACTACTGTCGCATAGATTTGTGTTTCCTGGAACAACAGGACAGTCTTGAGCAATTTCCAACTCCTGAGCAGAAATCTTAGAACATTGGATGTCAGGCTCACTGCTGACTGCTACCTCACCCTGACACTTAAGGTTAGCCTCAGCACCCTTAGTTAAAAAATCACAAACTGACTCGACATTGCTTTCGACACAGACATCACTAGTTTCATTACTGaatgagacttctgcagtgctctTACAGTGTACTTCACCATCTGCTGAATCTTCTGTGGCTAATTCTAAGGATTTCTCTGAAGTAGttactttatctttttcctctatcAATTCTGAACATTTATGATTTTCGCCTATTTTGTGAGCATCAGCGCTGTCAAAAATATCATTTGATTCTGTAAAACTAATTTTGGAACTCTGAACGTCGACATCGGTACTCAAGCCacaatttttttcctcctccttttcagtaACTTCAGACTCCGCACCGGACACAAGACTTGCACAAACACTTTCTAACTCTGCACTGTCAGCGAGCGCCGACGTTGTGCAACTTTCAGCGTCAGTGATTTCAGTTACCGGCGCTGGCACTGGCGTACTTCTGCAGACGTCACTTACATCTTCACAGCTCACAGGAGTTTGTGAGAGCAGCTCCTCAGCGCCGCTTGCGTCACACTGTTCCGCAACCTTCGGGCTGCTGTCGTCGATCGCCGTTAACGAAACAGTTTCTGCGGTATTTTCTGCTGTTACTGAAAGGGTATCGTCGGGCGATGAAACTTCTGGTAAATCAAGTTGAGCATTAATACATGTTTCGTTTTTTAAAGTTTCCTGAAACTGACTGGCGTCCGGAGAAGCCTCTCCTGCCGCTTCATCGCGAGAGGTCTCCTCAGGGGACTGAAGCTCTAGCCTCGCCGCCGCTGCCTCCTCGCCGGCAGGGTCGCCCTGCTCGGCCGCCGCGCCCTGCTCGCGCGAGGTCCTCCGGTCGCGGGCCTCTAGCTCGTCCGAGGACAGCTCAGTGGCCGCCGTTTCCTCAGACTCCGAAACCCCGGAGTCGGAGGATTCGGTCGAGTCCGACTTCCCGACCTTCGCCCGATCCTGCAGGATTTCTTGGATCTGTCGCCGCTCCGTATCCTGCAGGTCGCTGAAGACCGTCTTGGAGACGTCGTCGCCACTCGTTCCGCCCGCCTGCTGCGCCTGCTCACCCCCCGGAGGAGGCACGGCCTCGGGAAGGTACGGCGAGTGCTGCACGGACACGAAGCCCTCGTCGTGCGCCTGGTGGGCCAGGGGCGCTTGGGCGGGGAAGGGCTGTGGCACGTACGGAAGGCCGTGCACGTGGCACACGGAAGCGGGGTCCAGCGGCACCACGTATCCGCCGGGCGTGGCCACGAAGGGCTCCCCCGTGTACAAGTGGGGGTCCAGGTAGCCTCCCTGCAAACGAGAAACACGACTGTAATATAAACCCGAAGGAGAAACCGAAGGAGAAACGCAAATGACGCTCACTAATAACAGGTGTTCGGCAGAGCGAAATGTCAAGGACGGAGAAGCGGTTCACAACACTCACAGATGCGGACTCGGCCTGGCGGCGGCGctggtatttcttcttctttctcttgctgtagttccgttgctgttgttgttgttggtgtagttgctgctgctgctgctgctggtcaGCCACGACCACCGGGTATCCGTAGATGACTGCAAGGAAAACGAGAATCGTAAGGAAAGAGTCTACAATCCGAAAAATGAAAATACTTAAAATTAAATTTCCGAATGCATCAGCGCCGAACTGAGAGCCGAAGAACCTCGTTAATGGGAAGCGGCGCTCAACCCACGCCCAACCCTAGCAGCGCTCAGCGGAAGCTTCCCGCgcccggaaggggggggggggatcccacggaAGCTCTCTGCCTGTTGACGGTCGTAATTGCCTTCACGTAACATTCCCCTGGCGATGTCAATCACATACGCATTCATACGCGGCAAGCGGTAACGCCACTGAATTCTTTTCACAGGGAATCAAGGCAAATACAACCGCCATCAAATATGCAATATATGAATTCCCCAGGGAAATTCCCCAGGGAAATTCCAAACACGAAAAGCATgcatacaagtaaacaaacatatgcaaggacacacacgcacgcaagcgcgcgcgcacacacacacacacacacacacacacacacacacacacacacacacacacacacacacacacacatttctatgcaTTACCCACAAGCAACAACCGCCCGTGGGACGCAGCGTACCCCGAACACTTCCCTCTAAATATGGAAAGCCCCACTGACAGGAGCGACGGGGTCACTGGGTGCAACCATCACAAATGCGTCACATGCAAACCGCTCCCCACTCTCTCTGCACACTGCACCATTCGTCGCGTCCTCTCCTTACCACAACCAGTCCCAGATTTCCCACAACTGCTTGTCCAAGCACGAGCCCACAGCAGGGCGAAGGGGGTGCCACCAAGCCTGGATCGCGGCGCACGGCGCTAGTGCCAGCAGCGGCGCGGGTGCCTGCTTGTTGCGGGGCGGAAGGGTCGCCGCTCGAGCCTCGCCTCTCGCGCTAACAACGCCCTGCTTCGTTTTCGTCCCTCAATGCTTGTGGCAACTCGCACAAAAGGAAATAGTATGGCAGTTCTAAGCTATTTTCTCAGTTACAACCACGAATGCTTGAAAGAAAAGGAACTCGAATAGTGCGTCGTAACTCTGCAGTTGAGTGTGCTGCCATCTGTTGACCGTCTGAAGAGCCTCTCAGTGGCATTGCATATACGGGCCGGTGCAAACATACTCAAGTTGTCCTTGCACTCGCTCGCTCATTTTCTcgtttaaatgtgtatgtatgttcgtgtatgtgtgatgATATGTGCACATCAGCCTGTGTTTATCACAGTAAATTAGTATATACACTAAGCGTGCTTTACACTGTATGAGAGCATATGAATGTGATTGTTCGTGTGGTAGTATGTGCGCAACAGTGTATTTGTAATACAGTGCAAATGCCTGTATTACAATGTACAGCATGTATAAACacgtacgcataaacacacaaacatatatctacatacaaaccacacacataaaagaattaagggagagagagagagagagagagagagagagagagagagagagagagagagagagagagagagagagagagagagagagagagagagagagagagagagagagagagagagagagagagagagaaagtgagagagagagaaagtaagagagaaagaaagtgagagaaagtgagagagagaaagtgagagagagagtgagagagagaaagagagagtgagagagagaaagagaaagagaaagagagagagagagagagagagagagagagagagagagagagagaaaagagagagagagagagagagagagagagagagagagagagagagagagagagagagagaaaagagagagagagagagagagagagagagagagagagagagagagagagagagagagagagagagagggagaggagagagagagagagagagagagagagagagagagagaagagagagagagagagagagagagagagagagagagagagagagagagaaagagagagagagagagagagagagagagagagagagagagagggagaggagagaggagagggagagggagagggagagggagagagagagagagagtgagagagagtgagaaacagacctAAAATGGCCATGATTAATAAGCAAAACACAGTCACCAACCAACAAATATGCACACGAAGTTAGCACAGAAAATGTGTGCTGTCTACCAAGTCACGagtggaggcagggggaggggtgggggtagggcgGACAGGGAGgtaataggagagggagggagagcaggggaggggaaggcaggggagggggaaggcgggtgagggaaggagaggggaggggaaggcgggagagggaaggagaggggaggagagcaagggagaggggagggcaatgGGAGTTTACTCTTGACTCTGAATGACGTCAAAGGTCTTATTTTCCCCCgctgttctctctctgtatgtctctgtcagtctttctgtctgtatattatattaaCTCATCATTCAGATCAATTTCAGGTTTTAAAGGGTTTGGTATTTCTatctagtatgtgtgtgtgtgtgtctgtctgtgagtctgtctACCTTATTACTGTTTATTGTTCAGATCCGCTTTAGGTTTTGAATAATTTGTTCTCCCTAATCTctgtgtttgtccgtttgtctgtatatctatctctatcagtctggttgtctgtctaccTTATTACATCATCTTTGCTTACTATATAGATCCACTCCATGTTTTTAAAtctattctctctatccctctacgtccatctgtttgtctctgtgtttgtttgcttgcctgtCTAAGCCTGTCTAAGCCTGTCTATTCCTCGAGCCGCTTCCGCACTATTTCGGAGCCCCCGACTGTAAACAGAACGAGGGCGTGATCGGAAGGGcggaaaaccaaaacaaaaccccTTTAGCAGCAACAAACAGTCAGACGGTCCAGCGCGACCGGTAAACATCTTACAACAACGTAAATAAAATATTCTATTACCACATGACCATAAAATTtagattttgcattttttttttttttgaaaatctgaAATACGCATATGAGGCCGCTTTCGAAATTGTtagtgttagcgtgtgtgtttgtgctcgtgtgtgtgtgtgtgtgtgtgtgtgtgtgtgtgtgtgtgtgtgtgtgtgtgtgtgtgtgtgtgtgtgtgtgtgtgtgtgtgtgtgcataactgatatgtatatttgtacgagTGCACATTTgcctgtatgcatatgtgtaaagtataaaggaatgagaggagaacagaagcgaaagaaggaaggggaacagaaggaaagataaaaaaaataaaagggaagaaatctTGGGGACAAAAAacgcagagaaaaagaaatcccAACACGACGAGCAGAtactcccctcgccttccctagCCAAGAGAGATCGAGTTAAACAGTGGATTATTTATAGCAAGGTTGCAgcacgggaggggagggaggggggagggaggtagggaagggccatttttttttctctctctctctctctttctctctctcactgtcattcTCTGTGATAGGCATACTGTATTAGTGTACAATATGCATAAACACGTACGCATAAACATACaactacatacaaacaaaaccacacacacataaaaagaggcGAGATAAAAGGATTAATCaattaaaggaaggaagaaaggaaggaaggaagagagagacagagaggaaaggagagccttcccctcccctctctccccctctctctctctccctctctccctctccctctctccctctctccctctctctctctctctctctctctctctctctctctctctctctctctctctctctctctctctctctctctctctctctctctctctctctctctctctctctctttacgtcgaCACCACATGACCTGGGAGGTACTTGGCGCCCGTGTCGgtactctccttccctcgccaGCCCGCGGAAG
The Penaeus chinensis breed Huanghai No. 1 chromosome 15, ASM1920278v2, whole genome shotgun sequence DNA segment above includes these coding regions:
- the LOC125032933 gene encoding uncharacterized protein LOC125032933 isoform X2, which translates into the protein MGKKCKKKVQWRQLSLNELQQPNSEQDGEPEEEEEGHSAPSTPTHESNSRPQYKPAHNYYNNQHYRRGGHHAGYYDRSYDRRFDKNYDRRGSYEKYKNENLRNFENRGPYEKPYGKFYDRNFYYDSNKYYGRPPFYERGFKFGGGFVERGRRPFRPYGRPGFFPRGFHGPFQDGGHPKGAGGGQEDEEWEENSTEEQQQIGSAGEGDGRPSQPVHTVMINNEEYTKIQTPRQEVIFKKSSLDRKRDSIDQGSVTGSMTSGSGCSSTSGADHGSRSGAPPPDQVDQSSVTGSTDDNSLAGEETADAMPADQVFEDPTDMFVSEPGQPPLAGVVMQQAYPGGPMITIPVHWTPFIDPVLIPGETALTPLDPAFTHVIDPKALPIDPVHILPVQHDETGCPVQVQVKVDANGVPIQIEPSAFTVSLSSLQQQQQQHLPPQQQLEEQPQSAGAQEDGASKTPPCDEQLRPEDGAASPADHTPTSSTATAHHSVQSSSPACADDQGAPRDAAGASSLEEEEEEEEEEEEDEEDEEEEEEEEEEEEEEEEEEKEDDEEEEKEEAGSIKDTNEKAEACREAEDTGKTQEPQQDNYVIPLAVPSTVAGEMSHPLATARSAKTQESRVDEDEEEEDEDEEEDMLAKESEEGSDSSDSQYASMSESSSTPTTPAGEPSDAHDASAPTQPPSSTNLSADAPDNTGKDEEQEDKGVDSADNTASSDSNMTDSRITESSITDSMTTESSQASTDAGEGSAAPNPADSPSIMQGYVMVPILTPYYDPSVIYGYPVVVADQQQQQQQLHQQQQQQRNYSKRKKKKYQRRRQAESASGGYLDPHLYTGEPFVATPGGYVVPLDPASVCHVHGLPYVPQPFPAQAPLAHQAHDEGFVSVQHSPYLPEAVPPPGGEQAQQAGGTSGDDVSKTVFSDLQDTERRQIQEILQDRAKVGKSDSTESSDSGVSESEETAATELSSDELEARDRRTSREQGAAAEQGDPAGEEAAAARLELQSPEETSRDEAAGEASPDASQFQETLKNETCINAQLDLPEVSSPDDTLSVTAENTAETVSLTAIDDSSPKVAEQCDASGAEELLSQTPVSCEDVSDVCRSTPVPAPVTEITDAESCTTSALADSAELESVCASLVSGAESEVTEKEEEKNCGLSTDVDVQSSKISFTESNDIFDSADAHKIGENHKCSELIEEKDKVTTSEKSLELATEDSADGEVHCKSTAEVSFSNETSDVCVESNVESVCDFLTKGAEANLKCQGEVAVSSEPDIQCSKISAQELEIAQDCPVVPGNTNLCDSSVDSRTEGAVNDGGTRESSIDRDSLKDLKVTEAVKRWIREVTPEKAFTLSEEVQSLLLADQELDDELDTEDEYIEDEISEEPKAIVMDPKNVEGNPFVADSSDALKSDMERCSKRVASYSRSRGATPETFDEYDSASTISNLSFDRLYSEASSSRPASTNHSFDEEEIEKYSGNPEIYNPVAYAKYYQLGIEVDETTPVATPLPGSGSRTREATPAAEAHSEAGSDCGSEEVETVPHKYDVAQQHSEASPMSLATEILKAEKLLNNMAHITGTPHEAAAAEERFGNPDIFLKHFRTGLHGEVGDSGVQSEESSDETEARSTVGSSGVGSSLASTPAISPAHHTSGRPPLQPHPLKNLSVGEGPVPCRTVCCAVM
- the LOC125032933 gene encoding uncharacterized protein LOC125032933 isoform X1, encoding MGKKCKKKVQWRQLSLNELQQPNSEQDGEPEEEEEGHSAPSTPTHESNSRPQYKPAHNYYNNQHYRRGGHHAGYYDRSYDRRFDKNYDRRGSYEKYKNENLRNFENRGPYEKPYGKFYDRNFYYDSNKYYGRPPFYERGFKFGGGFVERGRRPFRPYGRPGFFPRGFHGPFQDGGHPKGAGGGQEDEEWEENSTEEQQQIGSAGEGDGRPSQPVHTVMINNEEEPLSSPPTEEYTKIQTPRQEVIFKKSSLDRKRDSIDQGSVTGSMTSGSGCSSTSGADHGSRSGAPPPDQVDQSSVTGSTDDNSLAGEETADAMPADQVFEDPTDMFVSEPGQPPLAGVVMQQAYPGGPMITIPVHWTPFIDPVLIPGETALTPLDPAFTHVIDPKALPIDPVHILPVQHDETGCPVQVQVKVDANGVPIQIEPSAFTVSLSSLQQQQQQHLPPQQQLEEQPQSAGAQEDGASKTPPCDEQLRPEDGAASPADHTPTSSTATAHHSVQSSSPACADDQGAPRDAAGASSLEEEEEEEEEEEEDEEDEEEEEEEEEEEEEEEEEEKEDDEEEEKEEAGSIKDTNEKAEACREAEDTGKTQEPQQDNYVIPLAVPSTVAGEMSHPLATARSAKTQESRVDEDEEEEDEDEEEDMLAKESEEGSDSSDSQYASMSESSSTPTTPAGEPSDAHDASAPTQPPSSTNLSADAPDNTGKDEEQEDKGVDSADNTASSDSNMTDSRITESSITDSMTTESSQASTDAGEGSAAPNPADSPSIMQGYVMVPILTPYYDPSVIYGYPVVVADQQQQQQQLHQQQQQQRNYSKRKKKKYQRRRQAESASGGYLDPHLYTGEPFVATPGGYVVPLDPASVCHVHGLPYVPQPFPAQAPLAHQAHDEGFVSVQHSPYLPEAVPPPGGEQAQQAGGTSGDDVSKTVFSDLQDTERRQIQEILQDRAKVGKSDSTESSDSGVSESEETAATELSSDELEARDRRTSREQGAAAEQGDPAGEEAAAARLELQSPEETSRDEAAGEASPDASQFQETLKNETCINAQLDLPEVSSPDDTLSVTAENTAETVSLTAIDDSSPKVAEQCDASGAEELLSQTPVSCEDVSDVCRSTPVPAPVTEITDAESCTTSALADSAELESVCASLVSGAESEVTEKEEEKNCGLSTDVDVQSSKISFTESNDIFDSADAHKIGENHKCSELIEEKDKVTTSEKSLELATEDSADGEVHCKSTAEVSFSNETSDVCVESNVESVCDFLTKGAEANLKCQGEVAVSSEPDIQCSKISAQELEIAQDCPVVPGNTNLCDSSVDSRTEGAVNDGGTRESSIDRDSLKDLKVTEAVKRWIREVTPEKAFTLSEEVQSLLLADQELDDELDTEDEYIEDEISEEPKAIVMDPKNVEGNPFVADSSDALKSDMERCSKRVASYSRSRGATPETFDEYDSASTISNLSFDRLYSEASSSRPASTNHSFDEEEIEKYSGNPEIYNPVAYAKYYQLGIEVDETTPVATPLPGSGSRTREATPAAEAHSEAGSDCGSEEVETVPHKYDVAQQHSEASPMSLATEILKAEKLLNNMAHITGTPHEAAAAEERFGNPDIFLKHFRTGLHGEVGDSGVQSEESSDETEARSTVGSSGVGSSLASTPAISPAHHTSGRPPLQPHPLKNLSVGEGPVPCRTVCCAVM